GTCGATTACTACCAGGGGCACTGGTACGCGACCAGCTATTTCTGCCCGAGCTATGCTGGCGAAAACAACTGCGACGAACACAAATTCATCCGCTTCAAAACCTGGCGTGACTTTAAAGAAGGGACCTGGGACGACCTCAGTCACTTGCTCCCCAGCAAAGTGGTCCCCTACTTCCTAACGCCGCATTCCGCGGGCCTGGACATCGGCGTCTTCAGCCACGAATCTCGCGGCACCGCGGCCAGCATCTACCGCCTAACCCTAGCCCCTAACACGCCGTAAGTTCGCGGCCTCTCAACTCCGGCAAAGGAAAAGGGTCAGCCTCATTGGCTGTTGGGGAAACACTTGCGTGGACGACCACGTTTTCACAAGGCCTGGATTGCAGATTGCACGCTCATGCGTTCGAACCGACTCACCCCAAATCACCGAAGGACTGACCTCGTTCGATCGCTCAGCGAAGCGGCTCTTTCCCTTTCCCCCGACTCGCAAGGAGTCATGTAGGGCCGGTTCCCACCGGCCACGGTCATTGAATGTTCGCTGCCGTTAGTTGCAAATGCGGGCGACAGGGATGACCGGTTTTGTCGTTCGCACATGGCGGACGGCCGGTAGGAATCGGCCCTACTTTTACTGGAACAAAATATGGATCCAATCTCAGTTCGCCAGGATCTCATCTAGCCATTCGAATCTCGCTCAACTGACAACCAATGCAAACCCGGCGGTGGACGCTTAAAATTTCCAATCGCGTGGTTCGAGTTCGAGTTGTTCGGCCAGCCACTGGTATGCTTGGCGCATCGAGTCTTGGGTAGGCGTGTGGCCGCTGGCATGATCGATCATCCCCAGCGCGTGTTCGCGCCCGAAGAGCGAATACACTGGCCTCGCGGCGTTCAGGTATTGCCAGCTCTCCGGCTTGTCGTATTGGCCGGCCACGATCAAGAATGCCCTCGGTGCATGCAGGGCCAATAGCTGATGATGGGCGAGCGAAAACCCCTGGCCGGTGATCTTGTCTCCGAGATACCAAGGATCGCTCCAATTGGTGAAATCCCACCCGATGCCAAAGTCGGTCGCAATCGTCGCTTTGACGCGCGGGTCGAGGCAGCCGGTGTAGAACGCCATTTTGCCGCCCAGCGAATGCCCGATAAGCGCGATGCGATCACGGTCGATGTCCGGCTGCTCCAATAGCAGATCGATCGCCCGTTGCGTATCGTGGACAAGCTTTCCCATGCCGGTCCAGTTCGGGTGATCTTGATGAATCTTTTCTGCGGCAACTCGCCAATGATTCAACCCCCGACTGTTCGCGGGCTGAGGCACGGTGTTGTAGGGGAAGGCTTCGGGACAGACCACGACGTAGCCCTGCTGAACGAGGTGCCTGCCAAATTGAGTCGCGACCTTTTCAGTGATCCGCGTCCGCTTCGCGAGATCGAATCCCGCCATCGCGTCGGGATGATAGAACGGCACCACCGCACCGGGACGCGGCGAAATCGTAACGTTCTTCGGCTCCATCACTAGAACCAGTTGCTGAGCGCCGTCCGGTCCCGTCGGCTGCTGCAGGATCGTGCCACGGAACTCCGGCTGCTCGAACGTCTCGATCACTTTTGCGGTCTTATCGTAGGCACCGGGTGCAAACTCAGGTTTGCCAAGTAGTTCATCCCAGCTCTTGCGCAACGCGGGACGCTGTTGTTCCCAGACGCTCTTATCGGGCTTGCCGGCAAACAGCGGTGCAAGCTCCTGATCCTTGCCAAGATCATCATAGCTGGGCTTGCTCAACTTCTCAGATACGGGAAACTCCGCTAGCGCTGCGCTGGGAATTGCGAAACCGAGAACGAGCGATAAACACTTGATCACACTGCTAAGAATTTGCTTTTTCATACGGCTGACTACCAGGAATTTGCTTTTAATGCTTGCCGATCCATCTCCACGCATCGCCCCAGGTTGCAGGGGGACGCCGAGATAAACGGACGGGGGTTGATTGGACATCAGTGTAAAACGAAATCGTTCAATAGGATACTTCTCGAGCCCTTCGGCTAGCACTCGAACGAAGGCTTCATAATCTCGAGCCTTGTGTAAGATTTATTGTCGCTGATTGCCCCGGTTGAGAGCGTGATCGATCGGCCCCACCGTTCGCGCATCGGGGGGCGGCCGGCAGGAACCGGCCCTACTTTTGCGGTTCACCGCAAGAAGAGATGAACCAACAGGAGGGAACCCAGAGAACAGAGGCGGACTTAGCCAGCGTCTCCGTTTACTCAGCTTCTCCGTTTACTCAGCTTTTCCGTTTACTCTGGGACTTCCAGTTCAAGCCAACGGCGATGATCGTCTTAGAAGTATTAAATGTCTGAATGGTGGGCGGCACCTTACTCGACATCAGGTGTCGGAGCGATCACGTCGGAAACCACACTCTCCGTGCGCCGCTGGAGCAACGGCTGCGAAGCTTTCAACAAGTTACCATCGATGCGGACGTTTATCGCTCCGTTGAGAGAAATCGCGTGATCGGCGGCGCTGATTTGATTGCCGCTGATGAGAACGTCTTCGCCGGGTTGGTCGTTGTAGCGTGACTTTCCCCATACATAGAGTCCGGTCGGATTGTTTTCCGTTCCCAAAATCATATTACCTCGGATTGTCAGGCCTTTGGTATACCCAAGCTGGACGACGGCTCCGGAATTGTCGCCTGCGCGAACGAGGTTGTCACTGATCAGCAGATTGGAGTTACCGTTGCCGACGATTTTTCCTGTGACGGTATTGCCTCGAATGATCATGCCATCCACTCCACCGGCAAGGATCGATTTGCGACACTGGTTATTTTCGATGATTACATTTTTCAGGCCACGAGCGTGTTCGACATGGATTGTGGAACCACCGGGTTTTACGGAATGTTCGAGGTCACGGCAGCCGGTCACCAGATAATCGCGAGAACCAGGGCTGCCTCCCATCTGAATCCCCTGTCGAATGAAATTCCGCAGCGTACAGTCACGAACGGTGATGCTTCGACAATTGTACGAAAATGCCATGCAGTCGCCGGAGAAGTTTTCGGCAAAGACATTGACCACGGTCACGTTCTCGATCACATGATCCTTGTTATAGAACCAAAGGCCGGCATTGTGCTCGGGCGTCTCGCCCTTGACGTACTCGGAATGCGTATTTGAACCATCCAGATGCAGGTCACGGATCACGACGTTTTTTGTTCCGCCTTTGACCGGTGCGCCGATCATTCGCCAAAAGTTGCTCTGATTGACTTCCGCTGCGAACTTTAGAATCGATGCGGCTCCCTCCCCTCGAAGAATTGTATTAGGAGGAATTTCAAGAATCGGCGATTCACTATTCCGCCGCGACAGCATGAATGTCCCCGCCGGAACAAACACGGTGCCGCCTCCCGCATCGGCGCATGCGGCCAGCGCATTCTCCATGGCCAATGTATCATCGCTCTGGTCCCCCGCCGTCGCTCCGAAATCAGTGATATCGTAGTCGCCTGCGGTGGCTGGAATCGCCACGCCAACCACAAGCAACAGGATGGTTGCGATCGATTTCATACTTTCCCCCATCGTCTCGATTGAATGTGTTCGACGACCGCATGATACCTTTCCTTGCCATGCAATGCGCAACGGGGGGAATCAGACCTGCGGCGGGGGGCGGTCTCAGATTTCGAGGATCACACCGCATCGCGTTTCGATGCGGCGGTGTTTTTTTCATGAGCGAGTGGATAGGGCAGGGTATTCAGGAGGGACGGCCGGCGGGAACCGGCCCTTTTACTTTTCCTCCCGCACACATCGCACGCCAGCAATGACGGGGTTCATTCAGGCAGTATCTCGCCGAAGAACCGCATCCAATTACCGTGCATGATTTTCTCAATGTCGGCTTGGGAATAACCGCGATCCGACATGCCTGCTAGAAGTGCCGGCGGCAAGTCGGTGTAGCGGTTTAAATCCGTTGGCGTTTGCTCGTACCCGAATCCGCCATCCAAATCGGTGCCGATGCCGACGTGGTCGGCATTACCGGCAAGCTGGCAAACAATGTCGATGTTTTCGATGGCGGCATCGATCGTCGCGACCGGTTCGGATTTTCCCTGAGTGTATCCGTGCTGCATCATGATCGCGTCGAATGCGATCCCAATCACACCGCCACGCTGGATGACCAGACGATACTGATCGTCGCTAAATTGGCGCTGCCAATTGCTGATCCGGCGAGAATTTTGGTGACTAGCGTGGATGCGACCACCAAATCGCTCGGCCACTTGCCAAAACGATTTATCGGATAAGTGGGTCATGTCAACCGTCATTCCCAATCGCTCAATGTGGCTGAGCAGATCCACCGCATCGAGCGCCAAGCCATTTTCGCTTCGCGTGCCGCCCCCGTACCGGTTGCCGCCATAATGCGTCAAACCGATTGCTCGCAGCCCGTGTTCGTAGAACTCATCGATGGTCCCAGGCGTCAATAGTGGGTCAGCACCCTCCATGGCCAGAATGAATCCGAGAGGTTCGCTATCGGGTTGCGCGCTGTACTTTTGCCAATGCTCACGGAGCTCGGACTTTGTCTTGATCATCCGCATCCATCCGCTACGCTCCATCGCGCGGTAGTACGCCAAGTGGGCGTGCGCGTAAGCATAGCAGGCTTCGGCGGTGATGTGACCGAAATCGTGTCCTACGTTCGGCTCCAATCTTGCCAACAACGTCGTCAAACAAACCGCAACGCCAGCATCGCGAAGTTCGGGAAAGCTGAGCGTGTTTTTACAACGCCCCAAAATGCCGTCCATCCCCGCGACTCGTTCTTGGACGCGAATATCGTCCACGGCCTGGCGAAAATCGCGGTTCAAATCAACCCCGTTGAGGGCAAGATCTAAATGAGCATCAAATAAAAGCATAGCAACACGAAAACTTTATAGAACACCAAAACGTTGATAGGCCGCGGTGGCCGACATTCCACCCTGAACTGCGATCCGCATTTCGTTCTCGGCATTGGCTTTCGCCCAGGCTGCGAGAATGACCTCGCTCTGCATCGCCTGAGGTACGATCACAATTCCGTCGTCGTCCGCTGCGACAATGTCACCGGGATGAACGTCAACGCCGCCGAGATTGATGGGCACATCGTAGCGAACCACTCGCTGTCGGTTGCGACTGTCGTAGGGACTGGTTCCACGCCCGTGAACCGCAAAGTTCATCTCCCGCATCTTATGCCGATCACGCACCGCTCCGTCGACCAGGACGCCGCAACAACCTCGATTCATCGCGGCACCGGAAAGCAACTCGCCCCATACGCCTGAGCGCATCGATCCGTTCGCAGCACAGACGATCACGTCATCGGGTTGGCAAGAGTCGATGGCCTCCAACTCCAATTCGTAGGGATTTGGGTCTTCATAGTTGAGGTCCTCCCAGGCCGTCGTCTTGGCGCGGCCGATCAAGAGTGTGCCCTCGGTGGTCAATGGCCTGATCGGCAAACACGGCGACTGATTGCGATAGCCGGCCTCATCCAACGCATCGCATAGCAGCGGCACGGTCAACTTTTGCCGCAACTCGTCAAGCGGTATCGGCAACTCCGCAATCGCTGGCGTCGGCGTTGCAGGTTGGTTGGGTTCCCCTGACCGCAGCCCATTTTTGTTGCTGGATTGATCCGAAGACTGATTCGTCATAGGTATTAAGGCGGTAAGTCCGGCTTCTCCTGTTGAGTTTGAAGTGTTTAGGAAATTGCTTGAGATCCTTCAAGCAACTGTCGTATCCATTTTGTTGGAACGTTGTCGTCTTTAGTTCTTACCGTTGGCACCGACAAGCGGATTACGGCAAAAACCTCGTCGTTGTCGAAAACCTTGTCGTTGTCAAAAACCGATGCACCGAAGCAAAAACTTCTGCCGCGTTTCCGGGCCGCGTTTCCAGTAGGAACGACACGATCGCGTCCGCCCGTGCGGCGCGGAAACAGGGGACACGCATCGGTGGCGAAACGGCCCGTCGAAGTATGTTAGCAGTTTCAATCACGTG
The genomic region above belongs to Novipirellula galeiformis and contains:
- a CDS encoding alpha/beta hydrolase family protein, which gives rise to MSNQPPSVYLGVPLQPGAMRGDGSASIKSKFLVVSRMKKQILSSVIKCLSLVLGFAIPSAALAEFPVSEKLSKPSYDDLGKDQELAPLFAGKPDKSVWEQQRPALRKSWDELLGKPEFAPGAYDKTAKVIETFEQPEFRGTILQQPTGPDGAQQLVLVMEPKNVTISPRPGAVVPFYHPDAMAGFDLAKRTRITEKVATQFGRHLVQQGYVVVCPEAFPYNTVPQPANSRGLNHWRVAAEKIHQDHPNWTGMGKLVHDTQRAIDLLLEQPDIDRDRIALIGHSLGGKMAFYTGCLDPRVKATIATDFGIGWDFTNWSDPWYLGDKITGQGFSLAHHQLLALHAPRAFLIVAGQYDKPESWQYLNAARPVYSLFGREHALGMIDHASGHTPTQDSMRQAYQWLAEQLELEPRDWKF
- a CDS encoding glycosyl hydrolase family 28-related protein; its protein translation is MKSIATILLLVVGVAIPATAGDYDITDFGATAGDQSDDTLAMENALAACADAGGGTVFVPAGTFMLSRRNSESPILEIPPNTILRGEGAASILKFAAEVNQSNFWRMIGAPVKGGTKNVVIRDLHLDGSNTHSEYVKGETPEHNAGLWFYNKDHVIENVTVVNVFAENFSGDCMAFSYNCRSITVRDCTLRNFIRQGIQMGGSPGSRDYLVTGCRDLEHSVKPGGSTIHVEHARGLKNVIIENNQCRKSILAGGVDGMIIRGNTVTGKIVGNGNSNLLISDNLVRAGDNSGAVVQLGYTKGLTIRGNMILGTENNPTGLYVWGKSRYNDQPGEDVLISGNQISAADHAISLNGAINVRIDGNLLKASQPLLQRRTESVVSDVIAPTPDVE
- a CDS encoding dipeptidase, translating into MLLFDAHLDLALNGVDLNRDFRQAVDDIRVQERVAGMDGILGRCKNTLSFPELRDAGVAVCLTTLLARLEPNVGHDFGHITAEACYAYAHAHLAYYRAMERSGWMRMIKTKSELREHWQKYSAQPDSEPLGFILAMEGADPLLTPGTIDEFYEHGLRAIGLTHYGGNRYGGGTRSENGLALDAVDLLSHIERLGMTVDMTHLSDKSFWQVAERFGGRIHASHQNSRRISNWQRQFSDDQYRLVIQRGGVIGIAFDAIMMQHGYTQGKSEPVATIDAAIENIDIVCQLAGNADHVGIGTDLDGGFGYEQTPTDLNRYTDLPPALLAGMSDRGYSQADIEKIMHGNWMRFFGEILPE
- a CDS encoding RraA family protein; amino-acid sequence: MTNQSSDQSSNKNGLRSGEPNQPATPTPAIAELPIPLDELRQKLTVPLLCDALDEAGYRNQSPCLPIRPLTTEGTLLIGRAKTTAWEDLNYEDPNPYELELEAIDSCQPDDVIVCAANGSMRSGVWGELLSGAAMNRGCCGVLVDGAVRDRHKMREMNFAVHGRGTSPYDSRNRQRVVRYDVPINLGGVDVHPGDIVAADDDGIVIVPQAMQSEVILAAWAKANAENEMRIAVQGGMSATAAYQRFGVL